A single Hippocampus zosterae strain Florida unplaced genomic scaffold, ASM2543408v3 HiC_scaffold_248, whole genome shotgun sequence DNA region contains:
- the LOC127594773 gene encoding NADH dehydrogenase [ubiquinone] 1 alpha subcomplex subunit 9, mitochondrial-like: protein MLARVVRANFAQLPNKELAFFEYKRKLEFDEYSGLTATIFGATGFMGFYIGKVIGAMGSDIIFPHNHAYIFSDNGMDFDDQDLIERMVKHSDVVINLLGPRCDLKRYEQFEYINIKVAKRLALACKRNERIKRFIHFSAAAAAEDSPSLDFRSKHFGEQEVLSIYPQATILKPCPVFGLNDHFAFSMYNQAHHIYGRNVIFSDLQAVKQPIEVRDVAQAVKNVLRLEESKGKTYYLGGPYQHTMKEIIEIMYNYYYQEPMPLNFPKELATKIATHRFMLPWKYFNHELIVKEDLQEVVPAGALATRDLLIKPASFRQGIAEVQPEARPWKPSLKD, encoded by the exons ATGCTGGCACGAGTGGTGAGGGCCAACTTCGCCCAGCTGCCGAACAAGGAGCTGGCCTTCTTCGAGTACAAGAGGAAGCTGGAGTTCGACGAGTACTCGGGGCTGACCGCCACCATCTTCGGGGCCACGGGGTTCATGGGCTTTTACATCGGCAAGGTGATCGGCGCCATGGGCTCGGACATCATCTTCCCCCACAACCATGCCTACATCTTCTCGGATAAC GGCATGGACTTCGACGACCAGGACCTGATCGAGCGCATGGTCAAGCACTCCGACGTGGTCATCAACCTGCTCGGCCCTCGTTGTGACCTGAAGCGGTACGAGCAGTTCGAGTACATCAACATCAAGGTCGCCAAGCGCCTCGCACTCGCCTGCAAGCGCAACGAACGCATCAAGCGCTTCATCCATTTCtcggccgccgccgcagccgagGACTCGCCGTCCCTCGACTTCCGCAGCAAGCACTTCGGCGAGCAGGAGGTGCTCAGCATCTACCCCCAGGCGACCATCCTGAAGCCGTGCCCGGTGTTTGGCCTCAACGACCATTTCGCCTTCTCGATGTACAACCAGGCGCACCACATTTATGGGCGCAACGTGATTTTCTCTGACCTGCAGGCGGTCAAGCAGCCGATTGAGGTACGGGACGTGGCGCAGGCGGTCAAGAACGTGCTGCGGCTAGAGGAGTCCAAGGGCAAGACCTACTACCTGGGAGGCCCCTACCAGCACACCATGAAGGAGATCATCGAGATCATGTACAACTACTACTACCAGGAGCCCATGCCTCTCAACTTCCCCAAGGAGCTGGCCACCAAGATCGCCACTCACCGCTTCATGCTGCCCTGGAAGTACTTCAACCACGAGCTCATCGTCAAGGAGGATCTGCAAGAGGTCGTCCCCGcgggcgcgctggccacccgggaCCTGCTCATTAAGCCAGCCTCCTTCCGCCAGGGCATCGCGGAAGTCCAGCCCGAGGCTCGGCCCTGGAAACCCTCCCTCAAGGATTAG